A region of Salinibacter sp. 10B DNA encodes the following proteins:
- a CDS encoding acyltransferase produces the protein MDPVRWLVEAMLQYDLRRAFRRVYWVGTWPPPLPEGPLIAYANHHHYYDGHLGWLLFQHHLNRSATLWMAEWDRFPFFGAVGAQPFPPDDSTRRAATLRRTARRFRETPSTVLIYYPGGELQSPDEAIAPFDPNVLQRLASLYPQAQWFPLAIHVTWRGHARPTAFLTGGPAHDADGQEHDRLTAHWNRLHRTDHSPLHCLSEGGRSASERWSFSFATPFFKRYL, from the coding sequence GTGGATCCCGTACGATGGCTCGTGGAGGCAATGCTCCAGTATGACCTCCGCCGTGCATTCCGACGCGTATACTGGGTAGGAACGTGGCCCCCACCCTTGCCCGAGGGGCCTCTCATTGCATATGCCAATCATCATCACTACTACGACGGCCACCTCGGCTGGCTGCTCTTCCAACACCACCTGAACCGCTCAGCTACCCTCTGGATGGCGGAGTGGGATCGGTTTCCGTTCTTCGGAGCCGTCGGCGCACAGCCCTTCCCCCCGGACGATTCGACCCGACGTGCCGCCACCCTCCGCCGCACTGCCCGCCGCTTCCGCGAGACCCCAAGCACTGTGCTCATCTACTATCCCGGAGGCGAGCTGCAGTCGCCGGACGAGGCAATCGCCCCGTTTGACCCGAATGTCCTGCAGCGCCTCGCCTCGTTGTATCCACAGGCCCAGTGGTTCCCGCTTGCGATTCACGTCACCTGGCGTGGGCACGCCCGTCCCACAGCCTTTTTGACCGGCGGCCCCGCCCACGACGCGGACGGCCAAGAGCACGACCGCCTCACAGCTCACTGGAATCGCCTCCACCGCACGGATCATTCGCCCCTCCACTGCCTTTCGGAAGGAGGCCGCAGTGCATCGGAACGATGGAGCTTCTCGTTCGCAACCCCGTTCTTCAAACGGTATCTTTGA